The following is a genomic window from Treponema pallidum subsp. pallidum str. Nichols.
CTCCCGTTCCTGATTTTGTGCCCGTCGATCGGCTTACAGGAACTAAAAAACTCATCTCGCTCATCTCCTCCTATAAGGCGCCAATAGTCCTGATACTCGACGAAACTACAGGACCACCGCGCTTGCACACGGGGGCACACCGTACAGTGTGCCCACCCTGGCTTCTTCAAGCAGTATACCAACACCTAACATCACACCACGTCCCCATCCGTTATCGGGACTTTGACGCCATATTGCACCGGCTTGGATGGTTGCACGAGGACCCACGCCATGCACTCTACATCAAGGAGCATATTCCTGCGGTAAGGATGGAAAATTCGTTGTACCCTCCAGGTGCACTGCACACGCTCCCGGCACTCCTTACCCAGGTGTACTCAGAAGAATGGGACACGCATTACGTGAGTGTTTCGTACGGCGGCACGCTCTACCTCATTCGAGAGCAATTTTTCGTGATTCTTATCTTAGGCGCTGTCATCACTCTTTTGCTCTCTTTGGCTATTTTTAGTTTTCTTTCTGACTCGCGCAAAAGGCATTACTGGAACACTATTTTAGCCATGTGGTGGCTCCCTGCTATCTTAGGGGTACTGAGCGTGTGTAGCGTGTTCGTTGCAACACAACTTACCGCTCTTTTTTTTCTTATCCGCTTTGGCACGCACACATCAACAGGTGCATTACCGCTTCTTGCACTCATAGTAAAGCACAGCATCGCAATTGCACTCTCGTGCGTGTGCATGGCAAACAGCAAGACAATCAGAGATTCCATGTTGCACAACGGATTTATCGGAGGATATCTTGCAAGCACACTCTGTCTGTTGTACGCGGTCCTTTTTTCTGTTATCGATTTTTCACTCTCAGCAGTCTTCGCTCTAGAGTATGCGCTCTCGCTTGTCTTCTTTAGCGCACAGAGAAAGACTACACGACGGATAATGCTTGCAATGATGTTTCTTCTCTTCGCTCCCTTCCTTTACGCATACTTAAAGAACAGTGCGGTTACCGCGCCGTTATCCTTCCACCAAAGCAACGTATTTTTTGCACTCGGTTGTGTTCCGTTTATGCTTTTTATGCTCACTCTCTTTTTTGAACGGGAAAAATCCCACCCTCGCATCCCCTTCATACGTAGGAGAAACCTTCTGCTTTCTGGTGCATTACTGACTGTGCTCGTTATCAACGGTGTGCTCTGGAGCGTTTCACTGTCAAGCACGCGTATCCCACAGGAAATTACCGCATGCTATCGCATTAGTGAGAGGGGGCTCACCCTTTCGCTTCACTCTCCACTGCCCATTCCTCGGCATATACGTGCACGCACACACGCGCGGCTGTCCACGGCGGAAATACAAAAGGCACAGGATCACCTCCAGATCTCCATGGACTCTCGCAGTTACTTTGGCGGACGCATCAACGTCCTGGAGGTGCGCTCTCAGTTGCGCGCGCAGGCAATCGAACTGCGCATCACCTCTCCACACGGAACTGCTGCGTACGAAGCAGATAGGCCTTTTACGCGTTTGGAGCAGGGATCTGTGGTACGGTTCATATCGCAGGCGCGCCCACCACTCCCCTTTACGGTAACATTCTCAGGTGACCAAAACAGCACTATGCAAGTGCAGGCAACGGTGTGGACGTACGATAACCCCCTGCAGGACGCACCCCCTGTCATGCAGGATACAACGGTGCGGTTTATCCCTATGTTCGAGTTGACGCGTGACGTGCTCTTTCCATCCCCTTCGTCGCAGGGAGTTCATGCGACCCCAGAGAAGAACGCATGTATCCGTGACGAGACCGTTCCAAATCTGCAAGAATAAGGGGTAAGAGAGTTTCCATAACGTACGCACCACCCTCTATGGTGTAGTGGATGCCGTCTTTGTGCATCACGTGTACCCAACGGCCGTGCGTGTCCCTTATCGCGCTTGCATATGTTCCGTGTACACCGGGTACAATTGGTTTGAGGGAGTAATAGCGCACCCGCTGCGGATCGTATTGCGCCACTACTTTCTTTTGTACGTGCTCGATGTACACAAGCTTCTCATTCAACTGTTTGTTACGTGTCTCTGGCATACCCAACAGATACACCTTCGGTACTGTGTGCAGAATAATATTCAAACAGGCGCGCATTTTTTGCTCATACGCGCGTTCCCAGCGTGCAGTTTTCGTCACACACAAAGAGCCATCCGCATCATAAAAATTTTGATAGTCATTCATACCAAATGCCATAATTACCGCTGCATATGGTTCTTGTTGGGTGTGCGTATCCAGGAGCGCGAGAAATTTTCGTGGCCAGTGGTAATAATCGGTCCGCACAAAACCAGAAGAACTAACCGTCACTTCTTGAATCTGCACGTGCGAAGACGTCCCTAGCACCTGCAACGCACCGCCGGTAAGGTAACGCATTTGGGAATCTCCACACATCAAAATACGAAGCGCTGTACGCGAAAAGACACGTGCGGGAGCAGTTGTTTTTCTTTCCGCAACAGAATCGTTAACCGCCACCCCCGGAGGGGAAACGGCCACGGCCTCCTGTAAGACAGGAGAAGGCACAGACTCCGCCAGGGCAGCAGCTGGCTCATAAGAGCGTTGCTCGCAGTGATAAAACGTATCTTCCCACTCCGGATGCTGTATCAAACCTGTCGCATGCAAAAAACTCTCGCGCAAAAGAGGAAATACCGTATCTATTCCCCACTGTTCTGCAGTGTGCATGAGCGGATCTACGAATGCAAGGTAGATGTTTTTCACGCTCTTGTGCCGTATGTACACGGCAGGATGGCGCAACGCCGGACCGAGAAATGGCGTCCACAGGCTCAGCGTAAGTATGCAAAAAAGCAGTACCTGATTCGCACTGTACCGACCCTTATTACTACATATTCCCCGTGCACACCTTTGCAATATAACACGCACTGTTGTCATCATAGCCCCTTCGCTAAAAACTATAATAAATAAAGGGCGCAATACCTGATGGAGTCATAACCGACAGTACAAAGAAAAAGAACGCCGCACACAAAGCCTTTACGGGTAAGGGCACTGCGCAGTAGCAAGCAAACGCGCGCGCACGCGTACGATCTGAAGGGAGTTGTACACACAGTGCACACAGCGCGAGCAACGCGGTAAATGGCGTGATAACTTGGAATGGCCCATGCCAACTTCCTCGGAACAGCAAGGTAACGTACCGCCACACTTCTGCAAAAGACGGTGCGCGAAAAATAAGCCATCCAACACTGACAAAAAGAAACAATGCACTGACGCGTATACACCGCATAGCACGCGCTTTCCATCTTCCCATCACACTACTTGATCCAAAGGCATTCGCACCGTTCACCCGTCTTTTTTCCCTATACACCCGCTCAATTACCAAAGCCACACCCTGCGCCATACCCCACAACAGAAACGTCAAGCGTACGCCATGCCAGAGACCTGCGATCAGCATGGTAAAAAAAAGTGCACACACCGTTCTTTTGATCCCAAAACGTGAACCCCCAAGTGAGAAATACAAATACTCTTTCAACCATTGAGAAAAGGAAATATGCCAGCGTCTCCAAAATTCAGTAACTGACTGAGATATGTAAGGGCGTTTGAAGTTCGCCGGTGTTTCAAACCCAAAAAGCAACCCAACTGCAATTGCCAGGTCACTGTACCCAGAAAAATCGCAGTATAAAACCGCACTGTAACTGATGAGGCCAAAGAGCAACTCGGTGCTACTGTATGCGGAAGGAAGCGTAAAAATTTTATCAGTCACAAGTATAGAAAGAAAATCTGCAAAAATAACTTTCTTGACCAACCCCGTGTACAGTAATACCACCGCACGATCAAAGTGGATAGGACGATCTAAGGGGCTTTCACCAGCGCGCAAATTGTGCGGCAGACGTGTAAAAAAATGCGATGCGTTTGCAATAGGTCCTGAAATCATTTGAGGAAAAAAAGACACATACAAAAGCACACGTGCAAACGGCTCTCTTCTGCGTATCTTGCACAGATACACGTCAAACACATAGCTCATACATTTGAATGTACAGTACGAAATACCCACTGGGTGCCATATATTCCAGTCTTTTACATGTTGGTGCCATGTGTGCTGCGCAAAATATGCAGGAGCAAATGCACGCACGAGCGAGAGCATATCAGAGAAATGTTTAAAAAGACAAAAGAAAAGTATCTGCAACAAGGTACCCGCAATGAGCAGGACTTTTCTCCATAAGAAACTTTTCTGCATGAGTATGAGCAACCCACAGCTGTAGGCTAACGCACTTAAAACGAGATACGGAATGCAGAAGCGAATATCAAAAGCTGCAATAGCAAGAAAGTTTGCTACAAGCAGCACAACGACCCGCTGCGTCGCGGTGCGGAAAACGTACCAATACAGGATAAAAAAAATAAACAGAAAAGCAGCCGGCGAAAGGAGAGAAAAAAACATAAGAGCACTTTATCAAGTTGGTATAAACCGCCTAGGGAAAGTCAGCAGGTTTATTTGCCATCTTCCGCTGAATCTCAGCTGCCCTGTCAGGAGGCATAAGAGAAAGCCAATACGGCACAAGAGAGTTAACACCCCTTTGCCGAGCGGCCGCATCCACCATACGAAACACTTCAATCACATCTTGATCATCAGTTTTCAGCAGAATCTTTACCGCACTCTCCGGAGGCATACCACTGACGTATTCTGCAATCTTACGCACATTCCCGCGACGCTCGTTTGTCTCCGCAACAAGCAAGTTGTAGGATTTCTCCTTATCCTCAAGCGCGCGCAGACGCTCATCCAACTCCTGAGAAACCCTTTCGTGATCCTTTTCCTTTTCCTGTAGCTCAGCGTCCTTTTTATCTAATTCCTCTGCACGCTCCCCGAGCGCCTCAAGACGCTTGGCATAACGATCCGCATCCAAATCCGGATCAGCAGTCGACACAACTCCCTCCGGCACCGAACGTCCAAAAAGACGGTACAACGGAGAAATCGCCCGCTTTGCATCGAGGACTCCTAAATAATCAAACCAAATAAAACCTGCCAATATGAGCAAAAGAATAAGCGCAAGCAGCGCCACTATCTTTGCCATCGTCCTCGAGTTTCTGCGCACCAGTTACCTCCCGCACCTGAGTGCCGCCGGCAGTATACGTGCCCTCTCTGAGAAAGACAACGTTTGAGCCACCACCCCCTACATTACCCCGACAATCTGTAACGTCTGCTGAGAAAGTGCAGTAACCTGCGAGAAATCTCCTGCCGCTATTGACTGCGCCGGTACCATCCAACTGCCCCCACAGGCGAGCACCCGAGGATGCGCCACATACTCAGCAAGATTATTAAGATGAATTCCCCCCGTAGGCACAAAACGCACCGCCGTGTAGGGACGTGCGAGCGCACTCATCATTGCCGTACCTCCCAAAAGCTCAGCGGGGAAAAACTTTACTACCGAAATACCAAACTCAAGCGCACGCTCAATTTCTGTTGCAGATGCTATCCCCGGTATGATCGGAACGCCATGCCCCAAACAGTGCGCAACAACCCGCGGATTAAAACCGGGACTGACCACAAACTGCGCACCTGCTGCCTGCGCCTGCTGCGCCTGCTCTACCGTCAGTACGGTTCCTGCACCAAGTAACACATCAGCACATTCCTGACGGATTGCCGCAATCGCCTCCGCAGCAACCAACGTTCGAAATGTTACTTCCATACACCTGATACCACCTGTTATCAAGGCGCGTGCAAGCGGCACTGCGTCTTCCACGCGCTCAAGCGTCACCACCGGAATGACGCGCACACGCTCAAGCGCTTCGAAAATCGTAATCACAATTCCCTCCTCTTGCCCGCGGACATCTTTTCAGACACCACATGCAGTGCACCCGCCTAAGCTAATGTCCTTTATGATCAAAAATCAAGATCTGCGTATAACACCAATCAACAGGAAAACGCTATAGCGCACGACAGCACGTGCGCAAAAAGGCGCGCGTACGCGCATCTAAAAACGGCGCGAGCGTTACATACACCCGTAGGTGATAGGCATTCAGCCACGCAATATCTTCATCGTGCAATCGTTCTCGCACGAGCGGCCGCGTGTCAATTGGACACAGCGTTGCAGTTTGAAATCCATAGAAACTTCGGCATCGTGACGGTTGCATCCTATCTGCACCCGTACACTCACGCGCCGCCGCGTTCTCCTCCTTTCCCTCCCCTCCTTCCTTCCACACACACTGCGCGTCAGACTCATGCGCCTGTACCACCCACATAAGATTTTCTATGCGCACGCCATGAGAGCCAGCCACATACACCCCAGGCTCATTGGAAAGGAGCATACCCGGGCGCAGCTGCCACGCCGCCTCCTCAGAAAAAAAGGGAGGATCTCCCGTGTGCTCTGCCCCAATGCCTCGTGCAGTTCCTCCTCTCCCGGGAGCACTCGGAGAAATACTATAGGGACCCTCATGCACTGAAAGACAAAAACCCACCCCATGCCCCGTCCCATGTGGGTAGTCTCGTCCCTGTGCCCACAGCGGAGCCCGGGCAATTCCGTCGAGCACCGCCCCACTGGTCCCTGCAGGAAAGCGCGCACGCGCAAGCGCACTGTGCGCCTGCAATACCAGCGTGTAGTCTGCACGCTGCACATCTGTCAAAGGACCGAGAGCCAGCGTGCGCGTCACATCGGTGGTACCCTCACGATAATGCGCGCCAGAATCCAATAATAAAAAACCACGCGCGCGAAGCAGTGCTGCCGTTTGACCCGCAGCAGGGTGTAAAGCTGAAAAACGCACGGGGCGGTAATGCACCATTGCTGCGTTCGCCCCGTATCCTGCAATGGTGTGAAAGCTTTCTTCAATGAAAGACGGAGACACCGCCCGGGCAGCACGTACAAACTCCGCTACAGCGCATTCATCAACGTCTGCACCCACGTCAAGCTGCTGGTACACCCACTGCAGCGTTTTTACCAGCGCAATCCCATCCTGTATCATTGCCTGGTGCACATTGGCTCGCTCGGTGTCGTTCTTTAATGCTTTGAGCGCTACAGTTGGCAAAAGTCCACGACAAACGGAGAAGCACATGGTCTGTCCCCGCTCCTCTTTGTTCTCCTTTTCTTTCCCTGCTGCCAGAGCGTCGCGTGCAGACTGCAACGCACATGCACTTTTCCCACCTCTGCTGGTCTCAGTACCATCCTCTTCTATGCCCAGCACAGAAGATAACGAACCGGAAGGAGCGGATCGTTCCACCTGCGGTCTACACACCTGCGGCGATGCACGAAAGAGATCCACCAGTGCAGCACACGAACGCTCAAAGTCCAACAACACCACTGGCGTTCTGCCTGCCACTTCCTGCACTCCTGCTCTTCCTTTCCCCACAGCATGTACCGTCGGTTCCTGATCCGCACAGCGCGCACACACCTGATCAAAAAAAGTATCGTACGGCATACACTCAACGCCCTGCGCATACAAAGCTTGATGCAATGCAGAAGAAATTTTGCGCATATCCACATAAAGAAAGGCACGGGTGTGCGTGACGACCATGTATGCCACCAACAGCGGTGTACACGGCACATCGTGTGCGCGCACATTGGTGAGCCAGCACACATCATCCAATGTGGACAACACCGTTGCATCACAGCTGCGTGCACTGAGCGCTGCGCGCAGTTGGGTGAGCTTTTGCGCCGCACTCAACCCCGTGTAGCGCTCATCCAACAAAAACGCAGGGGAAGGAACTACGGAAACGCGATGCTCCTGCGGTAGCAGGAGCGCCCCATCAAAGTCTAGGCGAAGCGATACATCCACAAGCTCCTGCTGAAACTGCTCCCATACAGCCGCAGAAATCGTACGGCCATCCACTGCGAGCGTTCCCCCTCCGTGCCCAGGCCCGGATGAAAAAGCACGGAGTTCTGTACGCAAAAGCTCAGTTACCCGAGGTACGCCCGCCTGCCCTGTACGAAAAAGGCACACTTCACATGCCGACAGCTCACGCTCAGCCTGGATAAAATACCGTCCATCTGTCCACAAAAACGCACGTTGTGCGGTCACCACCACTATTCCTGCAGAGCCTGTAAATCCAGAAAAATATTCACGCGCACCATCTATCTGCCCATGCGCGTTCTCACCGGAGATATAACAAATATCTACCCCTTGCGCACGCATCAGCGAACGCAGGGCACTCAGGCGCCCCCGCACCCCATCCATCGCCTTCTCTCCTCTGAACACAGAAACACCCCGCGAACACACGGCCACAGCAGAATGCCCATGCCGCTTACCTAGTGGAATCACACTACGCAGAACACCGATTCAATTCTAGTGACTCAAAATCACTAACCCATCCGGTAACTCGTTGGAACTTTTTTTCTGAGGTGGCATCCGCGTAGCGAGCACCTGTTCCACACGGGTAAGTGCCTCACATAAGGCGTCCGCTGCACGACGCGAGCGCAACCCCGCAGTAATTATTTGACACAGTTCAGTCCATTCACGGGCAGGCACGTACGCGCTCACCCCCACGTCTGCGAGCACCAGCACACGCCGCTCCAACACAGAAATAAAGATGAGAATCCCCGTGCGATTGCGCGTATTGCACACACCACTTTCCACAAAGTGGCGCACCGCGCGCGCATAGCTCTTTTGCTGCTTGAGAGGTCCCGGTACCAGCGCGCGATCCACCCACGGAATGTTTGCGATAAAGAAAAAAAGTACACACGCTGCCACACTCGACGCTACCATAAACGCCGGCATATACCACGATGGCGGCGCCCAAAAGAAACGCGCAAACGCTTGTTCAAGCACCGACACCATGCTCAGCTGAACGCAAAAACAGGCGCCAGCAAGTACGAGTGCGAAAAACAGCTCATAGACCGAGTACGAATCACTTTCCTTGATAAGAGCGAGCGCCACCTCTCCGTCAGTGTGTCCTTCGACACGAGCCACCGTACGTTGGATACGCAGCAGTCCTGCAGAGTCCAGTCCTAACCGAGCAGCAAAACGGGGAATATGAAAAGCGCCCGACGCGTCCTCCTCCCGCCTCGGGTCATCGCCACCGTGCGCGCCATCCACACGAGGGACAGGATCGGCACAAAAAGACCCACGAACCCCCTTACTCCCCACGAGCCATGAGAGAAGATCACCGATCCTACGCAAAGAAAACCACACCGCTCTTGGCGCGGCAACGCACACACTCAAAACCGAACGCGAGGCGCAGCAACAGCCCCCTCATGTGCCGTAAAGTACGGGCGGGAGCTGAAATTACCCCAACGCGCCACCGCACTGCGTGGGAAAGAACGGATATAGGCGTTGTATTCCTGGACGGCGCGATTGTAGCGCGTCCGCTCCACAGAGATACGATTTTCAGTTCCTTCAAGCTGACTTTGCAACGCAAGAAAACTCTCGTTTGCGCGCAAGGCAGGATACTGCTCGCTGACAAGCAACAAACGCCCGAGTGCACCGCCTATTTCTGCTTGGACACGCTGAAACCGAGCAAACTTTTCCGGATCAGAGAGTGCGCTTTCACCCACCTGCATAACGCCACCGGCACGCGAACGCGCTTCCGCAACACGCTTCAGCGTATCCGACTCATGTTCTGCATAACCCTTGACCGTCGAGACCAAGTTGGGGATCAGATCTAAGCGCCTCTGCAGGACCGCCTCTACCTGACTCCAGGCACTTTTGACAGCCTCATCAAGCGAGATCATACGGTTATAGCTCCCCGCGAAGAGGCGATATACCACCAACAGGAAAGCCAATGAGACGCCCACACCAATGAGCGTACCCCTTAAACCTTTACTCACAGACACACCGACCCCCGCACGCGCCCAGCAAAACGAAGACAAACAAGCACATCCCACCGCCGCTCTTCTTAGATCTACGGTTGCGGTTGCTGGAGAATTTTCTCCACGGCCCGAATTATTGCCTCGCTAGTGGAAGTTGCCTCACTCACCACATCGACATCGGTAGACTGAGCCCCTACAATTGCCGCCGAGACACCCTCTACCGCCCAGGAGGCATAAGGATCATCGTCGCTGTGCCCCACGACGGTGACAGCTTCAATCCTACCCTGCGAGATTGTCACCCTCAAACTTAGCTTTCCGTTGTGACCCTGCGCGCTAGCCTCATAGACGCCGTCCTTCATCTCTGCAGGAGAACACTTCCGCGCCTTTGCACGCGTAGTCCTCTCCGTGTGCGCACGCCTCGTGTGCCTGACCATGTGAGACGCGCCCAAGACGAACGCAACGAAGGACACAGCAACCGCCGCGGAGCACAACGCGCAAGCACCCTTCCGCTTTCCCAACGCCTTGCGGACACGCAGCAACGCGTACGTGGCAAAAATGACGGTATACAACACGTAGGAGACGACACTCGGGATATACCCCCTCAAAGCGGTCGGTAGGAGGATAAAGGAAAGGTGCACATACGTAAGCCCGTAAAAGAGATATGCAAGGCGTTGCACACGCTTCCATGTCTTTGCGCCCATGCGCCTGCGCACTACCTTGAAAGACGTTACCGCCAAAATGCTCATCAAAAGAACGAGGACCATGCTGACAGCACCCGCGACAAGAAACCCTGTAGACAAATCCCCGGTACTCCCGCACAGACGCACCAGGTAGTCCCTTCCATGCGCGATGTTATGCCCGAGAGTGAGAATCGCCGCGGTGATGGCCAGTTCCGCACGCAACCCCATGACACGCTGCTTGAGCAAACCGTTCTTCAGCACACTCGCGCACATCACAAATGTAAAGATCGCGGTGGAAAAACTCGCACTCGTCAGCGGATGCAGAAGCACACGCACGCCAAAATTCCCCTTGGTTGCGCCGCTCCACACGACACAGACAACCGCAACACTGACACACGCACTGCCGAGGTAGCAGACAGACGCGTACTTTTTAATCTGTTTGTGCAGCGCGCACACAAGCACGTACACCGCAACCAAGGAAAACAATGCAGACATTCTCGCTCCTCGTAGCTTACAAGATATTTACAGACGGAACAGAAACAAAGCGTGTCCACGCTTCAAAAGCCAAACACGCTTAAGACACACGGGATAGGACACCCCTCTTCTACTGGGCCACTACCTTCGCACGCACAGAACCGAATTCCTTGAACCTAACCTCAACCGTGTACTCAGTGCCGGGAGTGAAATCCGCAGAGAGGACATTCTGCCCCAAGCTCACCGCTTGATCGCTGACAAGCTTAGGCTGTCCATCGGCAAACACGTCAACTGCAGCATCCATCAGAGTCTCCGCGTCCGCGCCCCCTATGGTCAGCACCTTCCCCTTCAACCCAATATCGATGTTCCCCTCGTACTTGGGAAGGAAGCGCACATCAGCAACTACGTCCCTATACCCGTTCGCAATCAAAGTCAGCCTGTAGTATCCCGGCCCTGAACCTTTAAACCGATCGAACCCATAGTTGATACCACACGAAATGCGGGGCACTCTTCCTGTCTTCCACCAGGAGTCAGCAGAGTGCTTGGTGCCATAACTCGCCATCAGATTGGTGTAGCTCGCGTCATCACCGTAGTAGTCGTAGCGGACCGTGTTGAAGTTCATCACATAGTCGATGAACTCACGGTGCGACAGCTCAGAGCCATCAGCCCTTTTCAGCATCACAGAAGCCTCTGCGTCCGAACCAAAACGGCTGTGGTAACCGGTACCCACCGTGTCTACCACAAGGTCGTGCGGGCTCTCCATGCTGCTTACCTTACGTGCAGAAAAACTATCCTCAGTGAGCATTGTCTTAAGGCCGTTGGTATTCTCCGTAACGCGGGAGTCTTCCACGAAGTGAAACTTCTCCTTTGCAATCCCTTTTAATTCATGAGGAACCGCAACTGGGACAAACTTCATACCGTGAACCTTTACGTTCGTAATCTTGTATTCCTCGCTGTCAACCATGAAGGAACTCGCGCGATCCGCCAACGCTACTGCACCCTCGACTGCTTCAAACTTAATCTCCCCGTCCTCTCCCAAATCCTGAAATGACGCAGAGGCACGCACCATCTTAGTAACGCTTGGGTCAGTCTCGTACTCCCACTTTTTTCTTCCCCTGCTGTCTTCGGTCTCCTGCTTCGAGAGAACCTTTTCGCCCAATACCTCAACCGCGTACTGAAATTGCTGACGGAACGCGCCATGCCCGTGGGTTGCGCGAGAAACTGCATCGAACATGCCTGCGTCGAGATCCCCCGCGCGGTCCGCCTCGGCATTACCCGCCAAAAGCACGTCCCTACTCTGCCCCAACTCCCCGGCCCAGTAGTCCGCATAGCTTAGCGTCGCATAGCCATAGTGCGTCTCATGATGAGACGAGCCACAGCCTACAACCAACAACTGCAGCGCTCCGGCAGAAAGTAGTGCGTATTTCACTTTCACGATTACACCTCCGTATAGAGGGCCTGAGTATAGGCACGCCCCACAGGGATTGTCAACGTCTTATGCAGAGCACAC
Proteins encoded in this region:
- a CDS encoding FMN-binding protein gives rise to the protein MSALFSLVAVYVLVCALHKQIKKYASVCYLGSACVSVAVVCVVWSGATKGNFGVRVLLHPLTSASFSTAIFTFVMCASVLKNGLLKQRVMGLRAELAITAAILTLGHNIAHGRDYLVRLCGSTGDLSTGFLVAGAVSMVLVLLMSILAVTSFKVVRRRMGAKTWKRVQRLAYLFYGLTYVHLSFILLPTALRGYIPSVVSYVLYTVIFATYALLRVRKALGKRKGACALCSAAVAVSFVAFVLGASHMVRHTRRAHTERTTRAKARKCSPAEMKDGVYEASAQGHNGKLSLRVTISQGRIEAVTVVGHSDDDPYASWAVEGVSAAIVGAQSTDVDVVSEATSTSEAIIRAVEKILQQPQP
- a CDS encoding LemA family protein, whose product is MGCACLSSFCWARAGVGVSVSKGLRGTLIGVGVSLAFLLVVYRLFAGSYNRMISLDEAVKSAWSQVEAVLQRRLDLIPNLVSTVKGYAEHESDTLKRVAEARSRAGGVMQVGESALSDPEKFARFQRVQAEIGGALGRLLLVSEQYPALRANESFLALQSQLEGTENRISVERTRYNRAVQEYNAYIRSFPRSAVARWGNFSSRPYFTAHEGAVAAPRVRF
- a CDS encoding MBOAT family O-acyltransferase; translation: MFFSLLSPAAFLFIFFILYWYVFRTATQRVVVLLVANFLAIAAFDIRFCIPYLVLSALAYSCGLLILMQKSFLWRKVLLIAGTLLQILFFCLFKHFSDMLSLVRAFAPAYFAQHTWHQHVKDWNIWHPVGISYCTFKCMSYVFDVYLCKIRRREPFARVLLYVSFFPQMISGPIANASHFFTRLPHNLRAGESPLDRPIHFDRAVVLLYTGLVKKVIFADFLSILVTDKIFTLPSAYSSTELLFGLISYSAVLYCDFSGYSDLAIAVGLLFGFETPANFKRPYISQSVTEFWRRWHISFSQWLKEYLYFSLGGSRFGIKRTVCALFFTMLIAGLWHGVRLTFLLWGMAQGVALVIERVYREKRRVNGANAFGSSSVMGRWKARAMRCIRVSALFLFVSVGWLIFRAPSFAEVWRYVTLLFRGSWHGPFQVITPFTALLALCALCVQLPSDRTRARAFACYCAVPLPVKALCAAFFFFVLSVMTPSGIAPFIYYSF
- a CDS encoding TPM domain-containing protein, with product MRRIGDLLSWLVGSKGVRGSFCADPVPRVDGAHGGDDPRREEDASGAFHIPRFAARLGLDSAGLLRIQRTVARVEGHTDGEVALALIKESDSYSVYELFFALVLAGACFCVQLSMVSVLEQAFARFFWAPPSWYMPAFMVASSVAACVLFFFIANIPWVDRALVPGPLKQQKSYARAVRHFVESGVCNTRNRTGILIFISVLERRVLVLADVGVSAYVPAREWTELCQIITAGLRSRRAADALCEALTRVEQVLATRMPPQKKSSNELPDGLVILSH
- a CDS encoding bifunctional 4-hydroxy-2-oxoglutarate aldolase/2-dehydro-3-deoxy-phosphogluconate aldolase; amino-acid sequence: MITIFEALERVRVIPVVTLERVEDAVPLARALITGGIRCMEVTFRTLVAAEAIAAIRQECADVLLGAGTVLTVEQAQQAQAAGAQFVVSPGFNPRVVAHCLGHGVPIIPGIASATEIERALEFGISVVKFFPAELLGGTAMMSALARPYTAVRFVPTGGIHLNNLAEYVAHPRVLACGGSWMVPAQSIAAGDFSQVTALSQQTLQIVGVM
- a CDS encoding aminopeptidase P family protein yields the protein MIPLGKRHGHSAVAVCSRGVSVFRGEKAMDGVRGRLSALRSLMRAQGVDICYISGENAHGQIDGAREYFSGFTGSAGIVVVTAQRAFLWTDGRYFIQAERELSACEVCLFRTGQAGVPRVTELLRTELRAFSSGPGHGGGTLAVDGRTISAAVWEQFQQELVDVSLRLDFDGALLLPQEHRVSVVPSPAFLLDERYTGLSAAQKLTQLRAALSARSCDATVLSTLDDVCWLTNVRAHDVPCTPLLVAYMVVTHTRAFLYVDMRKISSALHQALYAQGVECMPYDTFFDQVCARCADQEPTVHAVGKGRAGVQEVAGRTPVVLLDFERSCAALVDLFRASPQVCRPQVERSAPSGSLSSVLGIEEDGTETSRGGKSACALQSARDALAAGKEKENKEERGQTMCFSVCRGLLPTVALKALKNDTERANVHQAMIQDGIALVKTLQWVYQQLDVGADVDECAVAEFVRAARAVSPSFIEESFHTIAGYGANAAMVHYRPVRFSALHPAAGQTAALLRARGFLLLDSGAHYREGTTDVTRTLALGPLTDVQRADYTLVLQAHSALARARFPAGTSGAVLDGIARAPLWAQGRDYPHGTGHGVGFCLSVHEGPYSISPSAPGRGGTARGIGAEHTGDPPFFSEEAAWQLRPGMLLSNEPGVYVAGSHGVRIENLMWVVQAHESDAQCVWKEGGEGKEENAAARECTGADRMQPSRCRSFYGFQTATLCPIDTRPLVRERLHDEDIAWLNAYHLRVYVTLAPFLDARTRAFLRTCCRAL
- a CDS encoding periplasmic-type flagellar collar protein FlbB, which gives rise to MAKIVALLALILLLILAGFIWFDYLGVLDAKRAISPLYRLFGRSVPEGVVSTADPDLDADRYAKRLEALGERAEELDKKDAELQEKEKDHERVSQELDERLRALEDKEKSYNLLVAETNERRGNVRKIAEYVSGMPPESAVKILLKTDDQDVIEVFRMVDAAARQRGVNSLVPYWLSLMPPDRAAEIQRKMANKPADFP
- a CDS encoding DUF459 domain-containing protein, whose translation is MTTVRVILQRCARGICSNKGRYSANQVLLFCILTLSLWTPFLGPALRHPAVYIRHKSVKNIYLAFVDPLMHTAEQWGIDTVFPLLRESFLHATGLIQHPEWEDTFYHCEQRSYEPAAALAESVPSPVLQEAVAVSPPGVAVNDSVAERKTTAPARVFSRTALRILMCGDSQMRYLTGGALQVLGTSSHVQIQEVTVSSSGFVRTDYYHWPRKFLALLDTHTQQEPYAAVIMAFGMNDYQNFYDADGSLCVTKTARWERAYEQKMRACLNIILHTVPKVYLLGMPETRNKQLNEKLVYIEHVQKKVVAQYDPQRVRYYSLKPIVPGVHGTYASAIRDTHGRWVHVMHKDGIHYTIEGGAYVMETLLPLILADLERSRHGYMRSSLGSHELPATKGMERARHASTRT